TTTCGAATCTCATTTCGATCAGGCTCATGAAAAACTTCTTCCGGCGACTCAAAAATGAATATCCTTCCCTGACTCCGAGCGATTTGAAATTGTGTGCCTACCTCAGACTGAATCTCGCAACGAAGGAAATTGCGCCGCTGCTCAATATTTCAGTTCGGGGAGTGGAGATTCGGCGATACCGTTTGCGCAAAAAACTGGAGTTGCCCCAGGAGAAAAACCTGGTGGAATTCATGATGGAATTTTAAACCGCTTTTGGAATCTGATACGTCGGTTTATGACGTTTTGATGACATTTCACCCTTGTTTAAAAATAAATTCTTTGCTATTTGCGGTTGTTTCCATCTCCTGAACGTTAAACATTCCTTGTATAATCTTATCATTCCTTAGTCTGATTTAGCATTTATTTAATCTAAGTTTTAGAAAACATATCTTTTTATAACGGCTGATAATTAGCTCGGTATGGAGGTGTATTTCTTTTGTGATGTAGTGATGTGAAAGTCGAAAATTGGATGTTTTTTAACATGATGTAGGTAGGTAGGGGTGGCATTTTTCCTTTTTACTCCACCAGGGGTTCTTTTGTAGCATATTCAAATTGTCAAAAAAAGACTGAACGAATGAAAAAGAGTTTATTAACCCTTTTGGTGGTCCTTCTTGGCTTTACAGTAGTGATGGCACAAAACATCACCGTTAAAGGGAAGGTAACTGGCGCGGATGATGGAAAGCCCATACCGGGAGCCAGTATTTTAGTAAAAGGTACCACAACCGGTACCATTACCGATTTTGATGGTAACTACTCGTTAAAAGTTCCGGCTGACGGTGCGCTGGTATTCTCGTTTTTGGGAATGAAGACCGTAGAGCAACCGGTGAACGGACAGAAAGAAATTAATGTGACCCTTTCAACTTCTACTAAAGATCTGGGTGAAGTTCAGGTGGTAGGTTATGGTGTTCAGCGGAAGCAGGACATCACTGGTTCCATTGCCGGGGTGAAAGGAGCCGATTTGATTAAGCAACCGGCTCTGACAGCTACCCAGGCTATTCAGGGAAAAGTGGCCGGTGTACAAGTTGTGAACTCCGGGGCCCCGGGTTCTGCTCCGCAGGTGCGTATTCGGGGAACAGGGACCATTCTGGGTGGAGCGAAGCCGCTTTATGTTGTCGATGGAGTTATTACCGACGATATTCGCAATATCAATAACTCGGATATTGTCTCGGTAGATGTGCTGAAAGATGCTTCGGCTGCCGCTATCTACGGTGTGCGTGGTGCAAATGGTGTGATCATTATTACCCGTGCCGGCGAGAAAGGTAAAATGAAAAATTTCGTACGACGGCTATGTTGGCACTAATGTAGCAGCCAAGGTAAAAATGGCAGACTCGAAATTGTATGCTGAATATACCAACGAAGCTCTGGGCTACGATGGAAAAGCTCCGGCATTTGATTTGAACAACCTGCCTCCATACAATACCGATTGGTTCGACGCAATTACCCGGAAGGGAGTTAGTCAGAATCATAACCTTTCGGTAAGTGGTGGAAATGATAAGGCAACCTATTATTTCAGCATGGGTTATAAAAGCGATCAGGGAATCCTTGACGGAAACAATTACGATCGTCTGACACTCCGTTCAAATAATACGTATAAGGTGACCAAGTCCTCGAAGTGGGTGACAACATTGGCCTGTCCCGATATAATTCGGACAACAAGCCTTATTCGGCTTTCACCGCAGCTTATCGTCAGGCGCCGACTGTTCCGGTGAAGGATAAAAGCGGAAATTATGGTTTCACTGACATCAATAACGTTGGTAACCCGAAAGCAACACTTGATTATACGAATGATCAAAGCTGGGGAACCCGTATTCAGGGGGGCGGTTTACGCCAAAGTTGATTTCACCAACATCTCTCCAGTTTAAATCGAATATGGGAGTTGACTTATCGGAAGATCACGGGCGTTATATACAACCCGGTTTACACAGTTTCCGCAACTCAAAAAAATGAAATATCCAAATTGAGTCTGCATCAAAACACCAATGCTCACTGGATTTGGGATAATTACTTTACCTACAACAACCGCTGGGGAAATAGCCGGTTGAAACTGATGGGAGGTACAACGGCTGAAAAATACCGGACGCAATATATTGATGCTGCCCGTCAGAATGTACCTGCACAAAAGAATTACTGGTATCTCGATCTTTGGGCGATGCAGCATCTGCAACCAACGGCAGTAATGGCACAAAGAATACCCGTAACTCCTACTTAGGGACGTGTCAACTACAGCTTCGCCAACAAGTACCTGTTTACCGTACTATTCGTTACGATGGCTCTTCGATGTTTCCATCCAATAATCGTTGGGCAACGTTCCCTTCAGTTGGACTTGGTTGGGTGCTGACCCAGGAGAATTTCCTGAAAGACAATGCGTGGCTGACTAATCTGAAATTGGCGTGCCAGCTGGGGGTAAAATCGGTAACGATAATATACCTGCTGATGCGTTTACTTATCTCCATCACTCTGATTTGGCGTATGTGTTTGGTCCGGATCAGGCTTATACCAATGGTGGTACGATAACCGATATCAAAGAACCCGAATCTGAAGTGGGAGGTAACAACAGAAACCCGACCTGGGATTGGAATACGGATTGTTCGACAATCGCCTTTCCGGTGAGTTTGACTATTACAACAAACTGACCTCGGATGCGTTGATTTTTGCTCCGATTGCCGAATATTTGGAGATAACGATGGGAAAATTTCTGACCAACAAAGCTGATATCCGAAATACTGGTTTTGAATTCTCTGCCAACTGGCGCGAATAAGTCACCTCCGATTTCAGCTACAATATTGGTTTGAATGTGACGACCAACAAAAACCGCATCGAGAAAGTCGGCGGTGGTTTGCCAATCAACAGCGGTAGTTTGGGGCAACGGTCAGATAACAACACAGACGGCAGAAGGCCAGCCGATTGGTTCCTTCTGGGTATACCAGACCGACGGTATTTTCCACAACCAATCGGAACTGGGACGCTTACGTGAATAGTAATGGTCAGCCTTTGATGCCAAATGCTCAGCCAGGTGATCTGAAGCTGGTAGACGGAATCATGATGGCGTTATTGATGATAAAGACCGTTATTATGCTGGGTCGTACAATCCCCACTGATGATCGGGTTGAACCTCGGAGTGAACTATAAGAACTGGGATTTCTCGGTAGATTCTTATGGTAACTTTGGTGGCAAAATCTACAACGGTAAGAAAGCTCAGCGCTGGGGTGGTGAAAATATCGAGGCGTCATTGGCCAACCGTTGGACACCGGATCACACGAACACGAATATCCCAAGAGCTTCCGATGCTGTACCTGTGGCTTCGGATTACTATATTGAGTCTGGTAATTTCTTCCGGTTTAACACCTGACATTGGGTTATACGCTCCCCAAACATTGACCGAAAAGCTCTCGATAAGTCGCTGTCGTTTCTATGTGGCAGCCCAGAACGCAATTACACTGACAGGTTATAGTGGTTACAATCCTGAATTACCGGGACAGATATCACGGATTTCCGGAAACTCTGACAATGGAGCCAACACGACCAACTCCGGAACCCTTAACTCTGGAATTGATTTGAGCTCTTATCCTGAAACGGCTTCTTACCTCTTGGGTCTCAACATAACTTTCTAATTTGTATTGGATATGAAAACCAGAAAGATGAAATTATTATATATGGGGGCTGCGTTGGCAGCAGCTCTGCTGACCTTCTCGGGATGTTCGAGCAATTACCTGGACGTTCCGCCGGAGGGAAATATGACGCCAAAAGATTATTACTCTGATCATCCGACTGAAGTAGTTAACGCAGTGTATAACAAGCTACTCGATTGGAACGAAAGCTCTTTCTCGTGGCTTGGTATTTCCAGCATCACTTCCGACGATGCCGATAAAGGTAGTTCTCCGGGTGATACCGGAACCGACAAAAATCTGTTGGATAACTTCACATTTGGAGCGGATGCCTTGTCGTTTAACGATGTATGGCAGGGTAACTACGAAGGAGTTGCCCGTGCCAATCAGGCAATGAAAGTGCTGGGTGAAGTGACCATTAATGATACACTGAAGAACCGCCTGGAAGGGGAAACCCGTTTCCTCCGCGCTTATTTCTATTGGAATCTGGTGCGTACGTTCGGCGCAGTGCCGTTGGTTGACAAAGTTCCCGACCCAACCAATCCGGCTGATGTGGCGATGGGAAATACCCGTGTAACAAAGGATTCTATTTATGCGTTTATTAAACGGATCTGCAGTTTGCTATTAATCATCTTCCGAAGAAGAGCGAATACGCTGCAAAAGATTTAGGTCGCGCGACCAAAGGAGCTGCGCAAACCTTCCTGGCAAAGGTAAATCTGTATCAAAAGAACTGGTCGGAAGTATTGCGCCTGACCAATGAGGTGATCAATTCCAATGAATATGCACTGGTCAGTGATTACTCAACGATTTGGCGTGAAATCGGAGAGAACAATTCCGAGTCTATTTTCGAAATCCAGGGACGTGGTCAGACACCGAACAAAGGAGTTCAGGGATATGTCGACGTTCAGAGTGTCAGAGGCCAGTTTGGATGGGGCTTCAACGTGCCATCACAGGATTTGGCTGATACCTACGAGCCTGGTGACCTCCGGAAAGATGCAACGATTATCTATCCGGGAGAAACCATGTGGGACGGTACGGTGATTAATTCCAACACACCGAACCCGATGTACAACCAGAAAGCTTATCTGAGTCGTACAAAGGAAACGTATGACGGAAACTCCTGGGAATCGAGCAAGAATGTACGGATATTCCGTTACGCTGAAGTGTTGTTGATGAAAGCTGAGGCGGCTAATGAAATGGGCGACCCGGGTACAGCACTGGCGGCATTAAACCAGGTTCGCGAGCGGGCCGGCTTGCCCGATTACACCGACACCAATCAGGATAACCTGCGGATGAAAATCTACCACGAACGTCGTGTAGAATTGGCATTCGAAGGCGACCGTACGTTCGACCTGATTCGTCAGGGACGGGCGGCAACCGTATTGGCCAAAGAAGGATTTGTGGCTGGTAAGAACGAGTTGTTCCCCATTCCGCAACGTCAGATCGAGCTGAGTGGCGGTGCATTGACTCAAAATCCAGGATACTAAAATTATTCATAGATGTTAGGATGAACTTCCCGGTATGGTGTAAATTTACCTTCCGGGAAGTTTCTTCCTGTTTGCCATATTCATGCCAATACAAATGAACAAGTATCTACTTTTCATATCCTTCTGGGTAGCTTTGACTTTAGTTTCCTGTTCAAAGAAAGGCGATAATTATGTGCCGCCGAATGGAGGAGGAACGCTGCCGAAGCCCCCACCTACTTTGACGGATGGTGAGTTGATGGATACTGTTCAGCAAGCAACTTTTCAGTATTTCTGGGATTTCGCTCATCCGGTTTCCGGTCTTATCCGTGAACGAAGTAATGGGAACAACGATATCGTCACCATTGGTGGTTCCGGTTTTGGCGTGATGGCCATTATTGTCGGTGTGAAGCGGGGCTATATTACCCGTCAGGAAGCGGTGACACGGTTGTTAAAGATGGTCACTTTCCTGCGCGATAAAACCACACGTTATCATGGGGCCTGGTCGCACTGGCTCAACGGATCAACCGGAGAGACAATTCCGTTCTCGCAAAAGGACGATGGCGGCGACCTGGTGGAAACAGCTTATATGATTCAGGGGCTGTTGACGGCAAGGCAGTTTTTTAATGGCTCATCTGCAGATGAAACGCAGTTGCGGGATATTATTACCGGGCTGTGGCAGGATGTTGACTGGGGATGGTATACCAATGGGCAGAATTATCTCTACTGGCACTGGTCGCCAGACTATGGCTGGGCAATGAACATGCCCATACGCGGTTTCAACGAGACGATGATTACCTACATGCTGGCTGTTGCGTCACCCACGCATCCGATTGCTCCGTCGCTTTACGATACGGGTTGGGCCGGAAATAATTATAACGCGACACTCATCGTTGACCAATATGGATATTACGGCGGTCCGTTGTTTTTTACACACTATTCTTATTTGGGAATGAACCCGCACTTTTCGGATAAATACATTCGGGCATCCAGGTTCGTTTCCTATTTCGATCGGAATAAGGAACAAACGTTGCTGAACAGGAAATGGTGTATCGACCGTGCATCGGTTTATTCATACTACAACAAGAATTGCTGGGGGCTAACAGCTTCCGACGATCCGGTAAACGGTTACATGGCACACGAGCCAACCACAGCCAACGATAACGGAACGATTACTCCAACAGCCGCTATCTCGTCCATTGTTTACACGCCTACCGAATCGTTGGCGGCCATGCATTATCTCTACGATAATTATGGTTCAAAGGGACTCTGGGGAAAGTATGGTTTTAAAGACGCCTTTAACATTCATGAAAACTGGTACGCTCCTTCTTACCTGGCGATAGACGAGGGGCCAATTATTGCGATGATTGAAAACCATCGCAGCGGAATATTATGGGATAATTTCATGCAGGATCCGGATATTCAGACCATGTTTAGCAAGCTGGGATTTGAGAAAACAAACAATTAGAAAAACCAACAAAAATTTTAGCCGGAAGCCGGCTTCTTTGTCATTGAAATGATCGCCTTTTGGGCAGAAAAAGTGTTCATCTAATGAAAAAAATCTTCAGTATCATTATCATTCTCCTGCTGGTGAAAAGCGTTTCGGCACAGGATCATCTCAACCAATACCTCACCAAACCTGACCATTTTACAGCTAAAGGATATGACAGCCACGTCGAGTTACGCTGGCCCGATTTGAAAAATGCTGTCTCCTACCGTTTGTATGCAGCAACCGACAGCGCTTACCAGTTGCGCACTGAAACGAAGAATAACTATTACCTCGATTTTGTAACGGATTTGGGGCGAAACATCTCTCTAAAATATAAACTGGTTCCGGTTAGCCGGAAAGGAAAAGAACTCACTTCCGAAACGGTAGAGGCCAATGCATCGATTCATGATTTTACCGATAAGGAGCTCATGAACATGGTGCAAAAATATACCTTCCGTTATTTCTGGAACTTTGGCCGGGCCGATTTGGGAATGGCCCGCGAACGCGATAATCATCCGGATGGCGATATCGTTACTATCGGCGGCTCCGGGTTTGGCGTAATGGCCTTGATGGTGGGAGTGAAACACGGCTGGATTACCCGCGAACAGGCGGTCGACCGGTTGTTGAACCTCACCAAATTTCTCAAAACAACCGACCGTTTTCATGGAATGTGGGCACACTGGTACAATGCCGATACACAAAAAGCTTATCATTTTAGTAAATACGATGACGGTGGCGATATTGTCGAATCTTCCTTTATGATGGAAGGCCTGCTGGCAGCCCGTCAGTTTTTCAATCATTCGACTCCCAAAGAGAAATTTCTGCAACAGCAAATTACCGATCTGTGGAAATCGATGGATTGGGACTTCTATACCCGTGGTCAGGATGTTCTGTACTGGCACTGGTCTCCCGATTATGGCT
This Prolixibacter sp. NT017 DNA region includes the following protein-coding sequences:
- a CDS encoding glucoamylase family protein → MKKIFSIIIILLLVKSVSAQDHLNQYLTKPDHFTAKGYDSHVELRWPDLKNAVSYRLYAATDSAYQLRTETKNNYYLDFVTDLGRNISLKYKLVPVSRKGKELTSETVEANASIHDFTDKELMNMVQKYTFRYFWNFGRADLGMARERDNHPDGDIVTIGGSGFGVMALMVGVKHGWITREQAVDRLLNLTKFLKTTDRFHGMWAHWYNADTQKAYHFSKYDDGGDIVESSFMMEGLLAARQFFNHSTPKEKFLQQQITDLWKSMDWDFYTRGQDVLYWHWSPDYGWKMNHPIHGYNECLITYILAASSPDHAISPDVYHKGWAGNNWDTFANNSTYYGMMLPLGNRKWMGGPLFFAHYSYMGLNPKGLRDRYANYWQQNRRQTLINRAYCIDNPYGWKGYGPDFWGLTAGDKVPDGYTAHAPGFQRDLGTITPTAALSSMPYTPNESMKVLKNLYRNYGKYLFGPFGFYDGINLSVGNKPEDHVRKTYLAIDQGPIVVMIENYRSGLVWNSFMKNEDVLRGLKRLDFTIDNKPIQVNETK
- a CDS encoding glucoamylase family protein, translated to MNKYLLFISFWVALTLVSCSKKGDNYVPPNGGGTLPKPPPTLTDGELMDTVQQATFQYFWDFAHPVSGLIRERSNGNNDIVTIGGSGFGVMAIIVGVKRGYITRQEAVTRLLKMVTFLRDKTTRYHGAWSHWLNGSTGETIPFSQKDDGGDLVETAYMIQGLLTARQFFNGSSADETQLRDIITGLWQDVDWGWYTNGQNYLYWHWSPDYGWAMNMPIRGFNETMITYMLAVASPTHPIAPSLYDTGWAGNNYNATLIVDQYGYYGGPLFFTHYSYLGMNPHFSDKYIRASRFVSYFDRNKEQTLLNRKWCIDRASVYSYYNKNCWGLTASDDPVNGYMAHEPTTANDNGTITPTAAISSIVYTPTESLAAMHYLYDNYGSKGLWGKYGFKDAFNIHENWYAPSYLAIDEGPIIAMIENHRSGILWDNFMQDPDIQTMFSKLGFEKTNN
- a CDS encoding helix-turn-helix transcriptional regulator, with protein sequence SNLISIRLMKNFFRRLKNEYPSLTPSDLKLCAYLRLNLATKEIAPLLNISVRGVEIRRYRLRKKLELPQEKNLVEFMMEF
- a CDS encoding RagB/SusD family nutrient uptake outer membrane protein, producing the protein MRLTNEVINSNEYALVSDYSTIWREIGENNSESIFEIQGRGQTPNKGVQGYVDVQSVRGQFGWGFNVPSQDLADTYEPGDLRKDATIIYPGETMWDGTVINSNTPNPMYNQKAYLSRTKETYDGNSWESSKNVRIFRYAEVLLMKAEAANEMGDPGTALAALNQVRERAGLPDYTDTNQDNLRMKIYHERRVELAFEGDRTFDLIRQGRAATVLAKEGFVAGKNELFPIPQRQIELSGGALTQNPGY
- a CDS encoding RagB/SusD family nutrient uptake outer membrane protein, with protein sequence MKLLYMGAALAAALLTFSGCSSNYLDVPPEGNMTPKDYYSDHPTEVVNAVYNKLLDWNESSFSWLGISSITSDDADKGSSPGDTGTDKNLLDNFTFGADALSFNDVWQGNYEGVARANQAMKVLGEVTINDTLKNRLEGETRFLRAYFYWNLVRTFGAVPLVDKVPDPTNPADVAMGNTRVTKDSIYAFIKRICSLLLIIFRRRANTLQKI
- a CDS encoding carboxypeptidase-like regulatory domain-containing protein — encoded protein: MKKSLLTLLVVLLGFTVVMAQNITVKGKVTGADDGKPIPGASILVKGTTTGTITDFDGNYSLKVPADGALVFSFLGMKTVEQPVNGQKEINVTLSTSTKDLGEVQVVGYGVQRKQDITGSIAGVKGADLIKQPALTATQAIQGKVAGVQVVNSGAPGSAPQVRIRGTGTILGGAKPLYVVDGVITDDIRNINNSDIVSVDVLKDASAAAIYGVRGANGVIIITRAGEKGKMKNFVRRLCWH